Proteins co-encoded in one Deferrivibrio essentukiensis genomic window:
- a CDS encoding HP0495 family protein, whose product MSNMQDLMKFPCLHTFKIVGKNSDNFKISIKELFFDVDIPEPKASRDENFISYTVTVMVKSYGELESIYKAITNIEDLKFYL is encoded by the coding sequence ATGTCAAATATGCAAGATTTAATGAAATTTCCTTGCTTGCATACATTTAAAATAGTTGGGAAAAATAGCGATAACTTTAAAATATCGATCAAAGAACTATTTTTTGATGTTGATATACCTGAACCAAAAGCAAGCAGAGATGAAAATTTTATTAGCTATACTGTTACAGTAATGGTAAAATCATACGGAGAGCTTGAAAGTATTTACAAGGCAATAACAAACATTGAAGATTTGAAATTTTATTTATAG